A genomic segment from Corallococcus soli encodes:
- a CDS encoding S46 family peptidase — protein MKRLVVIAALVGAAPALADEGMWTYNNFPAAKVKEKYGFEPSQQWLEKLRLGAVRLAGGCSASFVSPDGLVMTNHHCARGCIEQLSTAKQDYLANGFYAKSQAEEKQCPAMEVNQLVEITDVTETLNKATQSLSGKQYSDTLKSEMAKVEKACSAGDDKVRCDVVTLYQGGKYNLYKYRRFQDVRLVFAPEHAIAFFGGDPDNFEFPRYDLDVTFVRVYQDKQPAKTPDYFKWSKGGAKENELTFIPGNPGRTSRALTMAELEYTRDVSMPKTLMYLSELRGMLTEFQKRGPEQKRVSSNLLFGVENALKASKGRHEALLDKKFFGSKVAAEQELRKKVDANPELKKKYAGAWEEIAKAEVQLGNLREELIYIEQGSGLSSTMYSIAKTLVRASDELPKENGQRLREFNDANQPALKANLFSPAPIYPELEIARLTFSLTKLREDLGTKHPFVKKVLGKESPEQVATRVVKGSKLRDVKARQALFEGGKKAVEASKDPMIQLAALVDPDARAIRKKFEEEVESVIKKNSELVAKAKFDIYGTSQYPDATFSPRVSFGAVKGYTENGQKVAPFTQMAGTFEHATGQEPFALPKSWLKSEKVITGTTPMNFVTTNDIIGGNSGSPVVNQNHEVVGLVFDGNIQSLGGEYGFDESVNRAVSVHSEAIIESLQKIYGANRVLEELRPGSTKLPPVKANPAG, from the coding sequence ATGAAGCGATTGGTCGTCATCGCCGCCCTCGTGGGGGCCGCTCCGGCGCTCGCCGATGAAGGCATGTGGACGTACAACAACTTCCCCGCCGCCAAGGTGAAGGAGAAGTACGGCTTCGAGCCGTCCCAGCAGTGGCTGGAGAAGCTTCGCCTGGGCGCGGTGCGTCTGGCCGGTGGCTGCTCCGCCAGCTTCGTGTCGCCGGACGGCCTGGTGATGACGAACCACCACTGCGCGCGCGGCTGCATCGAGCAGCTGTCCACCGCGAAGCAGGACTACCTGGCCAACGGCTTCTACGCGAAGTCCCAGGCCGAGGAGAAGCAGTGCCCGGCGATGGAGGTGAACCAGCTCGTCGAGATCACCGACGTCACCGAAACCCTGAACAAGGCCACCCAGTCCCTGTCCGGCAAGCAGTACTCGGACACGCTGAAGTCGGAGATGGCCAAGGTGGAGAAGGCCTGCTCCGCCGGCGACGACAAGGTGCGCTGTGACGTCGTCACGCTGTACCAGGGCGGCAAGTACAACCTCTACAAGTACCGCCGCTTCCAGGACGTGCGCCTGGTATTCGCCCCGGAGCACGCCATCGCGTTCTTCGGCGGTGACCCGGACAACTTCGAGTTCCCCCGCTACGACCTGGACGTCACGTTCGTGCGCGTCTACCAGGACAAGCAGCCGGCGAAGACGCCGGACTACTTCAAGTGGTCCAAGGGCGGCGCCAAGGAGAACGAGCTCACGTTCATCCCCGGCAACCCGGGCCGCACGTCGCGCGCGCTGACCATGGCGGAGCTGGAGTACACCCGCGATGTGTCCATGCCCAAGACGCTCATGTACCTGTCCGAGCTGCGCGGCATGCTCACCGAGTTCCAGAAGCGCGGCCCCGAGCAGAAGCGCGTCTCCAGCAACCTGCTGTTCGGCGTGGAGAACGCGCTGAAGGCGTCCAAGGGCCGCCACGAGGCGCTGCTGGACAAGAAGTTCTTCGGGTCCAAGGTCGCCGCGGAGCAGGAGCTGCGCAAGAAGGTCGACGCGAACCCCGAGCTGAAGAAGAAGTACGCCGGCGCCTGGGAGGAGATCGCCAAGGCCGAGGTGCAGCTGGGCAACCTGCGCGAGGAGCTCATCTACATCGAGCAGGGCAGCGGCCTGTCCTCGACGATGTACAGCATCGCCAAGACGCTGGTGCGCGCCAGCGACGAGCTGCCCAAGGAGAACGGCCAGCGGCTGCGTGAGTTCAACGACGCGAACCAGCCCGCCCTCAAGGCGAACCTCTTCAGCCCCGCGCCCATCTACCCGGAGCTGGAGATCGCCCGCCTGACGTTCAGCCTCACCAAGCTGCGCGAGGACCTGGGCACCAAGCACCCGTTCGTGAAGAAGGTGCTGGGCAAGGAGTCCCCGGAGCAGGTCGCCACCCGCGTGGTGAAGGGCAGCAAGCTGCGGGACGTGAAGGCGCGCCAGGCGCTCTTCGAGGGCGGCAAGAAGGCCGTGGAGGCCTCCAAGGATCCGATGATCCAGCTGGCGGCGCTCGTGGACCCGGACGCCCGCGCCATCCGCAAGAAGTTCGAGGAGGAGGTGGAGTCGGTCATCAAGAAGAACAGCGAGCTCGTCGCCAAGGCGAAGTTCGACATCTACGGCACCAGCCAGTACCCGGACGCGACCTTCTCCCCGCGCGTGTCGTTCGGCGCGGTGAAGGGCTACACGGAGAACGGCCAGAAGGTGGCGCCGTTCACCCAGATGGCCGGCACGTTCGAGCACGCCACCGGCCAGGAGCCGTTCGCCCTGCCGAAGTCGTGGCTGAAGTCGGAGAAGGTCATCACCGGCACCACGCCGATGAACTTCGTCACCACCAACGACATCATCGGCGGCAACTCCGGCTCGCCCGTCGTCAACCAGAACCACGAGGTGGTGGGCCTGGTGTTCGACGGCAACATCCAGTCGCTGGGCGGCGAGTACGGCTTCGACGAGTCCGTGAACCGCGCCGTGTCCGTCCACTCGGAGGCCATCATCGAGTCGCTCCAGAAGATCTACGGCGCCAACCGCGTCCTGGAGGAGCTGCGCCCCGGCAGCACCAAGCTGCCGCCCGTGAAGGCCAACCCGGCCGGGTAG